The window AATTTCATCATGGGAAAGGTCTGAAAGCAAACTGTTCGCATTTGGAAGCAATTAGAATATTCAAACAAGAATCTTAGTTTATTTTAATTTTTTTCAAATCCATTTTTCCAACAAATGCTTTGTTATTAACAATAACAATTGGACGTAAAATCAATCCTGGGTTTTTTACCATTAGTTTGATGATCTGTTCATCTGTTTTTTATTTTTTTCCAATTCTAGATGTTTGTACATTTTATCTCTCTTTCTAAGGAGTTCTACAGGTTTTTTACCCGTCATTTTTATTATTTTTCTTAGTTCGCTTTCAGAAAATGACTCTGAAGAAATCTCTTTTTTCAATATCTGCTTTCATTCGTTCCATTTCTGTGATGGTATTTTTACAAGTGATACATGATGGTTTGTGGTATACTTTCAATCCATATTTTGTGCCTAATTTTTATTAAAATTTGTTTAGAAAAGTGAAAAAATGCTGTTATGCACAGCAAATGGATTTTTTGAAGTCTTCAGAATTTCTTTCAAAATTACATTCTTTGCATACTTGCCAACTTCGTTTTTTTAGAATTGAGAGTGTTGTTTCATAACTAATTGAACACATCTTTCCTCCACATATTGGACAAGGTATTGGTATGTCTATTTGCATTAACATGGTTACTATTATTTTGATTATAAGGGATACGTAGAAATGATCAGTGGTTTGAATTATCTAATTTTCTAAATTATTTGTTTGAAGATTATTATTTTCATCTATCAAATATTCTGCAATAATGCCATCAACTGTAATGCTGATCATTGTTGCATTACCACTAACTATTGTTTTTATTCCAGAAATTTTTGACTGAATAGTTATGTCTTCCCCATTAGATGTTATTTCATTTTGTGATTCTTCATTATTAACTCCGAAATTCTCTAATGATTCTTTTGAAATCAAAATATATTCTAAATATGCTAGATTGGCATCTTCTTCTGATCCGCCTTTCTCAAGAATGTTGTTTTTGATTTGTTTTGCCTCATCAAATATTTTTATTGTTAGATTTACCTGATTTTCAACAATGGTTCTAATTGATGCTTCCATTCCATCTAAATATTCTTCATAAGTTCCTGAAAATCTGTTTATTGTTGTTGCTTGTTCTTCATATGAATTCATCATTTGTTGTTGCTCTTCGAGATATCTTTGATATTCCGGAATTTTTTGATTTTCTATATCAAAATATTCTTTTAATAATTTTTGATAATGATTAAATAAAATAAATCCTATTGGATCTTTATCAAACTGATTTGGAGCTGCACTAAGATATTTTAATGCCTCTGGGGTTGAAAGTTTTTCTTCTATTATTGACGATTTAGTAAACTCTCCAATTATTTGAAACTCGGTACTTGTGATACCTGTCTTACCATCAGCGGTGGTTGCAATAATGTTGACAATGTAATTTCCAGTAATTCTTTTGATGTTTGTCAATTCGATGGTGAATTTTCCTTCCTCATCTGTACTTGTAATTGACGTTCCATCTCCAGTTCTAATGCTAACTGTGACGTCTTTGATCGGTTTTGATGCATGGTCTGTTACTATGCCTGAAATAATCGGTGTGCCTGAAAGTGACGTTGAATACTCCACACTAGTCTGAATTATGAGATCCCACAGAACAGCATCTGAGGCTGGAATGAGCATAATTGCAAAAACTGATAAAATTCCTAAAAATATGATCTTATTTGACATTGAATCGATTCTAATAATCTCTTGTTAAGACAAAGTATGAAGAAAAGTTGTCTAGATGTTACTCTTTTTTGAGTATTTTGATATAATTTTTCATAAAAAAAATGTATGATTTCTTAAAAATCTATAAATATTATGATCTTAGCCGAATGTCATGTATGTTCCCTTTTTGATTTTATTTGCTGTTATCTCTTTATCGTTGGTCACAATATCTTATGCCGAACCAATGAAATGTATGAACTGTGTTCAAATTCCGTCTTACGAAATAGATCATTACAAAGAAATGTTTCCACTAACTGTTTGGACTAACTCCTTAGTATATGATCATCATTCCACAATAAAGGTTAGTGGATATCTGAAACCCCAAAATACAGTTGCTCCGATATTGGCAGTTGTAACAAATCCTGTGGGGAATGTTGTCACTGTCCAACAATTTGTATCAGAAGGTGATGGTAATTTCTCATTTGAACTAAATACTGATGGTCCACTTTGGTCACAAAATGGTGAGTATGTTTTAAAAGTTCAAAGTGGAGCAGAGACAAGACAATTTAAAACCAAGTTTACTTTGGTGTCATCACTTGCAGGTGACATAGATAGATGTGGTACAAATGAAATTTCTACAATGGGAAAAACTGGACGTATCTATTGTATTCCTTATCACATATCTGATGGAGTTCTAAATAGTAGGAAGGGCACACTTAATTCTGATAGTAAAACATTAACTTTTGAATTAAAAGGGCATGATATCAAATCTATCACATTTGATATTCCAAGATATGTGTTTGATTCAAAATCTCCTACTAACGATGATTCCGTTTTTACTGTGATGTCTAACGGTAATGTAGTAAAATACAACGAACTGACAAGTGATTCCGTTTCAAGACGTATTCAAATAGATTATCCATCTTCAGGTAAAGTCACTTTTGAAATTGTTGGAACTCATGCTATTCCTGAGTTCGGTTCTATCGCTCTATTGATTCTGGTTGTTGCAATTATGTCGATCTTAATTGTAAATAAGTCAATTTCACACAGAATAGTCAAGTTCTAAAACCTTGTCAAGTTCTTAAGTCACCTCAATAAAGTATACTAAAGTATGGATTTAGAAAAATTTCGCAATGATGTCTATGAAGTTACAGATAGATTATCTAAAAATTTACGTGAGAGTGATTTACCTAAACTCAATTATGTTCGTCAACAACTAATAGAAATGTATCAAAAAAATCTTGTTAAGATTAATCATTCCGTATTAGAACTGATTTGTGCATCAACTCTGATTTCTCGTGGGCATTCTGTTGAAGTTGAAAAGCAAATTTCTGATATTTTGGTGTGTGATATTTTTGCAAAAAAAGGTGATGGAACGACTATTGTTGAAATCGAAACTGGATTTACTCCACCTGATCATGCAATGGACACAATTGATTATTTCACTGCAAGAATAATGAGTAAAATTGCGAGATATAGTAAATATTGCTCAAAATTTTCTTTGGCAACTCCTGTTATTGGTCTTATACCAATACCCAAAATTTTCCTGATTCCTCCAAATGCAAGAAATGAATCTGATGTAAATAAAGTCAAGGAACTATGCGATAGATATTACAAGAATCCGCCGGTTACATACTCTGATATTTTAAACGCTCACCTTCATTCTATTTATCTAATAAATATCGATAAAGGGTTTGCAAAAGAACTTGATCCTCAAGGGTATGTGGATCTTACTGATAAACTCCTTCGTAGAAGCGAAGTGGAATACTGACCATTTTTTCAAATAGAAAAAATACAAATTCATCTTCATTTTACTGCTAGTATGATATGTGGTGCATGTGAAATCAGAAAACACTATGAATGCATTGACTGTCTAAATAATCATAAAACTCATCTTTGTCAATGTGATTGCCATGATGAAAACACAAAGCCTCACCCTGTCGATAAACCCCATTGATATTTCATCCTTTCAAATTTGTGCCTATATAGTAGACTTTCTTCATATTTTAACTATTGGAGTTTTTTACAGATCTTTTTGTTGATCGTAAGAAACATCAAGATTCATAAGGCAAAAAAACATTCTATCGACAAATTATGGCGACATCGATGGAAAACTTTGGTACATTGGAGTACGTTTTAGACAAATACTCCAAAATCTGGTGCTGGAAGATTACTGGTGAGCGTGCAGTTAGCATGATTTCACGGTTGGTGCCTGAAGCCTGGTATGGTGAAAACACTGAGGAGGTAATAATCCCTGACAGTGTTGAGAGCGTTACTCAGATCAAATTGATAATGGATAGATACCCGCTTGAAATTTTATCTAAATCTGCATGGCAAAGAAAAATTGTAAAAACATATACTCCAAAACCTGCGCTTCCTCCGATTAAATATAATTTGCATCGTGCAAAGGCAGGAGAACAATTTAGGGGGAAATTACTGAATTTTCAAAAAGAGGGATTGGATTTCTTGTTAAAATCCTCTGGAAATGCATTACTTGCAGATGAAATGGGTCTTGGAAAAACCGTACAAACTTTATCTTATGTTGCAACTGAAAAACAAACTTTTCCTGTTTTGGTAGTAGCCCCTCTTGTAACTCTGAATAATTGGGAACGCGAAATTGCTAAATTTATGAAGAAAAAAAGTAGGAATGGAAGAATAATAGAATCTGAATCTTCAACTGCAACTATAATTAGAACCGGAAAATCAAAAGAACTTCCAGTAACTGATTTTTACATAATTAATTATGAACTGCTTTACAAACGTCTTTCTGATTTATCAAAGCTTAACATTCGAACTATTGTGTGTGATGAAGTGCATAATTTAAGATCAAAAACAACTCAAAAATACAAAGCAGTTAAAAAACTAGCTGCCCTTCCTTCTATTTCCTATAGGATAGGTCTTTCTGGCACTCCAATTTACAATCGTGGTTCTGAGATTTGGCCAATTGTTGATATTCTAAAACCTGGATTGCTTGGCAGCTTTAAGGAATTTTGTGAATACTTTTGTTATGTTAATGAAAAAGGAAAAGCGATAGTGCTTGAAAACAAGAGGGCGTCTCTTAGAAATGAATTGCAAAAACATGTTATGTTAAGACGAAAGAAATCTGATGTTCTCAAAGAGTTAAAAGATAAAGTTCGTTACAAAGAAGTAATTGATGCTGACACTGATTATTATTTTGATGAGTTAGGAAAGATCTGGACAAAATTAGAAGCAGAACAGAAAGACGCTGAGAGTGCATTTGACAAATCTGCCTCATATCAAAGAGCAATTCAAAGTGAACGGCAAATTGCAGGCGTTGCAAAATTACCGCATGTAATCAATTTTGTTAAAAACATTATGGAAATTGAAGAAAGCGTTGTAGTATTTTGTCATCATAAAGTTATTCATAAATTACTCCATGAAAAACTTGGTGAGTTTTCTCCCGTTTCAATTATTGGTGGTCAATCAGATAAAATGCGTCAAGAGGCAATAGACAAATTCCAAAAAGGTGAATCTAAATTGATGATAGCTGGTTTGAGGGCTGGTAACGTGGGTATTAATTTGACTAGAGCAAAATATGTTATTTTTGCAGAATTAGATTGGAGTCCTGCGATTCATAGACAAGCCGAAGATAGACTGCACAGAATCGGTCAAAAGAATACTGTTTTTGCATATTATTTGATTGGTAATGGCACTTTGGATGATCATGTAGCAAACATCCTAGTCGATAAAAGCTACGAAATTGACTCCATCATGGATGAGACTGCAGATACATATGAAAATAAAGATAAAGCTGAATTGATTTTAGCTCAAATTCACGATAAAATAAAATCAAAATGAATTTAATTTTGCTTTAATTTCCTCAAGTTTGGAAACCATCTTCTCTTTATGAATATCTGAAGATTCTTTAATTTGGTTTATCACTTCGTCGACTAAATCAAAAATCTCATCTTTTGATTTTTTTTCAAAAC is drawn from Candidatus Nitrosarchaeum limnium SFB1 and contains these coding sequences:
- a CDS encoding hypothetical protein (hypothetical protein Nmar_0724); its protein translation is MDLEKFRNDVYEVTDRLSKNLRESDLPKLNYVRQQLIEMYQKNLVKINHSVLELICASTLISRGHSVEVEKQISDILVCDIFAKKGDGTTIVEIETGFTPPDHAMDTIDYFTARIMSKIARYSKYCSKFSLATPVIGLIPIPKIFLIPPNARNESDVNKVKELCDRYYKNPPVTYSDILNAHLHSIYLINIDKGFAKELDPQGYVDLTDKLLRRSEVEY
- a CDS encoding SNF2-related protein is translated as MATSMENFGTLEYVLDKYSKIWCWKITGERAVSMISRLVPEAWYGENTEEVIIPDSVESVTQIKLIMDRYPLEILSKSAWQRKIVKTYTPKPALPPIKYNLHRAKAGEQFRGKLLNFQKEGLDFLLKSSGNALLADEMGLGKTVQTLSYVATEKQTFPVLVVAPLVTLNNWEREIAKFMKKKSRNGRIIESESSTATIIRTGKSKELPVTDFYIINYELLYKRLSDLSKLNIRTIVCDEVHNLRSKTTQKYKAVKKLAALPSISYRIGLSGTPIYNRGSEIWPIVDILKPGLLGSFKEFCEYFCYVNEKGKAIVLENKRASLRNELQKHVMLRRKKSDVLKELKDKVRYKEVIDADTDYYFDELGKIWTKLEAEQKDAESAFDKSASYQRAIQSERQIAGVAKLPHVINFVKNIMEIEESVVVFCHHKVIHKLLHEKLGEFSPVSIIGGQSDKMRQEAIDKFQKGESKLMIAGLRAGNVGINLTRAKYVIFAELDWSPAIHRQAEDRLHRIGQKNTVFAYYLIGNGTLDDHVANILVDKSYEIDSIMDETADTYENKDKAELILAQIHDKIKSK
- a CDS encoding hypothetical protein (hypothetical protein Nmar_0723), which gives rise to MSNKIIFLGILSVFAIMLIPASDAVLWDLIIQTSVEYSTSLSGTPIISGIVTDHASKPIKDVTVSIRTGDGTSITSTDEEGKFTIELTNIKRITGNYIVNIIATTADGKTGITSTEFQIIGEFTKSSIIEEKLSTPEALKYLSAAPNQFDKDPIGFILFNHYQKLLKEYFDIENQKIPEYQRYLEEQQQMMNSYEEQATTINRFSGTYEEYLDGMEASIRTIVENQVNLTIKIFDEAKQIKNNILEKGGSEEDANLAYLEYILISKESLENFGVNNEESQNEITSNGEDITIQSKISGIKTIVSGNATMISITVDGIIAEYLIDENNNLQTNNLEN